The sequence TTTATCTAAGCTCATTATGTTACTAACAAGCTAAGCAACTGAAACAAATTTAAACACTAATACTATAAAGGAGAAACAGATAAAATTTAAAAGGATtaaatattaacatatatatcTCTATAGCATGGTGTTTTGGCTTATCGCTGTGGCTTAAATAATGTACAAAAATGAACTAATAATCAGTACGGTAAAGGAATAACATGCAGAAAAGAACGGATGGATACTTAAGTCGAAACCCCTACAAACTCTATTTATCCTTTAATTTAAGAGAATACAGATAATAATAAGGTTGAGCTCTAAACTTTGTTTATACAAATTTTGATAGGGAAAGTACGAAGAGCTAAtggaatatttatataatatgtacaatggaggtttagggagtattagagatataattattagtgttaccttttctcattagctgaaacttttgggatgagtggtatcatgacatggtattagagacCTAGATCTGAAAGGTCAAGAGTTTAGTCATTAGTGAACTCCAAAATCAGTTTAAGTTTTTTGGAAGAtatttattatccctagtactcagatggttattctaaatagtatggggatgttcattttgtaactcaatagtcattatacacattgtacaaatagtccattgtctccctagcgaaaTCCATTTTGATATTATGTTATGAAtagtcaattttaaaattttaatttattaaaaagttACAAAGGTTCatcaataattatatatttaagcAATGATAATGTCAAGGTGATTAAACGAGAAAGAAAAACTAGATATACACAAGATTAAACAACACAAGAGATGGAATGATAACTAAGTAACGATGAAACTAGAAAGACACCCTTACATTTATAATATGTAAGAACCggacaaactaaactaaatgaaaACTCAAATACTGGGAGTTAATAGTTGAAAATCGTTAAACGATGATGACTTAGTCAAATTTATTAAAtcatttaacaatttttaaatatTAGCTTCACagaaatataataatataaaacgcAAACTAAAATTACAAAGCATGACTCCAACAAAGACAGGACCAAATTCAACAGTAAAAGCAACGAATAACAAACACAAAAGACACCACACAAAAagaaatttggatcctctaaattttaaatttgtactttagggggtaaagtgtgatcttctacccttgaatagtttctctctcatatctattattggtcccacctataaaataaatggtgagagatcacactttattctctaaaataaaattcaaactttagagaatccaaatcccaCAAAAAGTCCCAATCATCCACAATCCAAActcattgataaaaccctagaTCTTCAATTCCAAATCAAGTTCCTCCTTTCCATTAGAACGAGCACCCGCCACCATTGCAGCACCACCGGCACCACCATATCTGACACCGTAAGCACTTGGTTGAGGAAACAGGAGTGACCTAGCCCATGCCCTAGAAGCATAGCCAGGGTCCATTAGGGACAAAAAGTCCCTTGTTTTCGCAGTAGCAGGTTCGTAATGTCTAAAACCACCGAGAATATCGTTCATTCCAACCCCGACTCGTTGAAAAGCTGAAGTGTTGCTATTGAGAGTGCGTGCAAGAGGCATGGGTGAGGGAGGTGTTAGGTTCATGAGATATGGATGATAATAATAAGACCTTGGTGAAGGTAATGGTTGAACAGGTGCATAATTAGGTTTTGTAGGTAGTGGGAGCctcaacctttcagagatgttaCGGGGTTTCACGGCGAATCTGCATGATTCCGATTGGTGTTGGATCAATGATCTGTTGGAAGGAAACAATTTGTAACACTTGGAGCATTTGTACCAAACGGTTCTCGGAACAGGAGTGGCTGCACCGGTACTCACACTACTTGACCTACCGGTGCTGCTCTCGCTGTCCGAGACCGCAGGCAAATTAGATTGCATTTCTTGATGAAAAACTAGAACACCTAAGGATGTGAAGAAGAAATTGTATAGTGTGGTTGAGAGGGAAATGAAAGACTCAATTTATATTGATTTTGAAGGGTTTTGGACATGGGATACAATGGTTGATATGCTTTGTATCTAaatttttgctttattttattcctttttttctctttttaatattAATGGCTGGAGATTTATCATGTGAACAATTGTATCTAATTATTTATGATAATGCTGTCTATGAATTCAGGCTTTAGTGTAacaataaatatgagagagagaaaaTAGATGCAAAATGTTATTTTTCCATTGTTTAAATATTATGTATCTTTGATTTTTACCCAAAACAGGCATCCCTCAATTTGGAAGTTATTAATGGTTTGGGATTTTAGTAGCAAGGCCGAATAATAATGGAGTCACATACTCATATAAAGGCAAATTAAAGGCAGTGGTTTTGTTAATGACCACATACAGAAATTAATTAAAGGTGATGTGGCTTTGTTgtagattaaataattaattaaatagctACCCTAAATGTCAAAAAAATAACCACTAAAATAGTCGttcgtataaaatatatgttaaatataaaataatattaaaatatatgtgataacatatatttttatatataaatatttaataattaattttttagtatatatataatattttatattttNNNNNNNNNNNNNNNNNNNNNNNNNNNNNNNNNNNNNNNNNNNNNNNNNNNNNNNNNNNNNNNNNNNNNNNNNNNNNNNNNNNNNNNNNNNNNNNNNNNNNNNNNNNNNNNNNNNNNNNNNNNNNNNNNNNNNNNNNNNNNNNNNNNNNNNNNNNNNNNNNNNNNNNNNNNNNNNNNNNNNNNNNNNNNNNNNNNNNNNNNNNNNNNNNNNNNNNNNNNNNNNNNNNNNNNNNNNNNNNNNNNNNNNNNNNNNNNNNNNNNNNNNNNNNNNNNNNNNNNNNNNNNNNNNNNNNNNNNNNNNNNNNNNNNNNNNNNNNNNNNNNNNNNNNNNNNNNNNNNNNNNNNNNNNNNNNNNNNNNNNNNNNNNNNNNNNNNNNNNNNNNNNNNNNNNNNNNNNNNNNNNNNNNNNNNNNNNNNNNNNNNNNNNNNNNNNNNNNNNNNNNNNNNNNNNNNNNNNNNNNNNNNNNNNNNNNNNNNNNNNNNNNNNNNNNNNNNNNNNNNNNNNNNNNNNNNNNNNNNNNNNNNNNNNNNNNNNNNNNNNNNNNNNNNNNNNNNNNNNNNNNNNNNNNNNNNNNNNNNNNNNNNNNNNNNNNNNNNNNNNNNNNNNNNNNNNNNNNNNNNNNNNNNNNNNNNNNNNNNNNNNNNNNNNNNNNNNNNNNNNNNNNNNNNNNNNNNNNNNNNNNNNNNNNNNNNNNNNNNNNNNNNNNNNNNNNNNNNNNNNNNNNNNNNNNNNNNNNNNNNNNNNNNNNNNNNNNNNNNNNNNNNNNNNNNNNNNNNNNNNNNNNNNNNNNNNNNNNNNNNNNNNNNNNNNNNNNNNNNNNNNNNNNNNNNNNNNNNNNNNNNNNNNNNNNNNNNNNNNNNNNNNNNNNNNNNNNNNNNNNNNNNNNNNNNNNNNNNNNNNNNNNNNNNNNNNNNNNNNNNNNNNNNNNNNNNNNNNNNNNNNNNNNNNNNNNNNNNNNNNNNNNNNNNNNNNNNNNNNNNNNNNNNNNNNNNNNNNNNNNNNNNNNNNNNNNNNNNNNNNNNNNNNNNNNNNNNNNNNNNNNNNNNNNNNNNNNNNNNNNNNNNNNNNNNNNNNNNNNNNNNNNNNNNNNNNNNNNNNNNNNNNNNNNNNNNNNNNNNNNNNNNNNNNNNNNNNNNNNNNNNNNNNNNNNNNNNNNNNNNNNNNNNNNNNNNNNNNGATGGTAGCACAAAATGTCATTAAcgttttataataaaagaaagagtaaagtattgtttttgttttcaacgtttggggtaattaagtctcaaagttgtccttaaggtagcgtttggtggagagacagagactgaaagactgagactgagagacaaagactaagagacagagacagaaataaatctcagtattctgtttggcgcaaagtgggagacagaaattaaaacaagaatgaaactctaatttaatttgtacaaaagataaaattagaattaattaattgaaatgagggtattttaggtataaaatgttattaaagtttcagtctttgtctctaaaaatttcagtctcctgtgttctcactttttggaggtactgaaatactgaaattttaggaacagagacagaaattttagtaccagtttctgagccaacaaacatgatactgaatcTCAGTCTCTTAGTCTCtctctcaatacctcaaaacaaatgctacctaatatttcaatcgtcctatttaagtccctaacattttaaaattggctcaatgttgtcctgccattaagaatctgttaacagaattgacggcgggacaaaattgagacgattttgaagcgttaggaacttaaatagaatcaaaatattggggacaaaaacaatacatagaaataaattttaattttatccttcaataatatcaatttttaactgtacatagtattcaattattttttaatcacatctaagtaaattacacttaatcacattactttcattctaaataaatttatttttttataattttacacttaaaaatttttagtcatcatgaaatatttgtagaatgactagtacataaacttgcgaaaaaaatgatatatatacaataaaatataaattgtacCTTTTATCTCTAATTTATTAAAactttttaatgtttaatttagttaaactttatttttaattttattctttaatAATATCAAATTTTTACGATNNNNNNNNNNNNNNNNNNNNNNNNNNNNNNNNNNNNNNNNNNNNNNNNNNNNNNNNNNNNNNNNNNNNNNNNNtcatgataactaaaaatctttaagagtaaaattataaaaaaaattatttatttaaaatgaaagtaatgtgattaaatgtaatttacttagatgtgattaaaaaataattgaatactatatgtacagtaaaaaattgatattattaaaggataaaattaaaatttatttttatgtattgtttttgtctccaacgttttcgtcctatttaagttcctaacgtttcaaaatcgtctcaattttgtcccgccgtcaattctgttaacggattccTAACGACAGGACAAAATTGAGTCAATTTCGAAACGTAATAGGACAATTAAAACGTTAGAGACAATTTTGGAACTTACCCCAAATATTagggacaaaaataatattttactctaaaaaaattaattataaaagaacaaaagtatgttgtaaaaaaatttattaaaattttggaaaaaatgaaaagagtttctataaaagaaaaagaaattaaaaacaaatgaaATTTATGCGATGTTTTTGTCCGTAATTAAGGATGTGATGAATTGAATATTaggctaaaatttttatatacgaataattttaatgtgaaatacaaaaatattttattattttaatgtttTATATAGTTGTGGTGGCAGTACAAAATGTCAATcatattttgtaataaaaaaatttaaattataaaaaaaataaaacgttattaatattttgtaataaaaaatattattttaattattaaaacacaaAATATTACTGATgttttacaataaaaaaaattattttaacggTAAAAACACAAAATATTACTGACATTTTATAAATGATCATAGCAGTATTTATTAAAACATAATTTGGTTTATGAGAAAGATTATTTCACACctaataatacaatataaaaaagaaaaagttccCCAAACGAATGAATCAtttcaggtttttttttttcccaTAGCTTGTCATTTGTATTTCTTCATGGGTTTTGTCACAGTAGGCATGATTTCGTTTGTTAAATATGTGAACAACGATGTTAAGATACAAAATTATGATATTTGGGTATACGAAAATTGGTATGTTAAAAGGCAAAGTTTGATGTCATTTGGTGCTATAACTTTAACATAAATGATAAAAGAAGTATGTCATATATATGAACCAACAAATTTTGTATGACAAAAAAGGTGTAAAAGCATAATATTAAGGTTATCCAACAAATTTCATTATTCACCTTATTGAATAATTTAAAATCAACCAAAATCTACAAAAGTGCGGTTAGTTTATTACAATAAATAATTTAGGGGGTTTAGATCAGAGCTACGTGATAGATTGATAATAATTCATTAAAAATTTCCCAAACTAGAATTAGTTGAAATTTTTTTATCAGCTTTGTTacgtatttaaatttttttggtaactaaatttaattaagttggcccaaactcaacaaaaataatttttattacatTAACATGTACATACGCGCTTCATCCTTCTTTGTCTTcgcgtttcttcttcttcttgttctttatttgcATTCCTCCTTCTTTGTCTTTGCGcgcgttcttccttcttcttcttcgcattcctcctccttcttcatcgCGTCCTTCTTCTTCTCCGCATCTTTTCTCTCAATCGTTGTTCTTTTATTGCTATTGTTGTTGCTGcgttttttcttttcctccttagtttaattgaggttcatatggattcaaaaataaattcgatatatttttgttgatgattgaatcttttttattgcttgttcaaaactgaactaatttcggttcatttgtgcgCGTTAATTGAGATTTACCTAatactgctgataagtattgatcaaattttttattccttaagtaatttcagttcatttctcAGTTTAATTGAAGTTTATTTGGATCCTGAAATAGATTGGAtgtgtttttattgatgattgagtctttttgactacttgttcaaaactgaactaatttcggttcatttgtgtattaattgaggttcactacttgatgctgctgttaagtattgaccaaattttttattcattgagtaatttcgattcatttcttagtttatttgatGATCATTTGGATtcagaaatgaattcgatgtatttttgttgatgattgagtcctttgactgcttgttcaaaactaaactaattgaatggaatggagtgaaatctaatgcaattgaataaagtgataatgaataatttcattcttctttgcaaaaaaatttagtcaatacttATCAGTAGCATCAAGTggacctcaattaacacacaaatgaaccgaaatcagttcaattttgaacaagtagtcaaaaagactcaatcatcaacaaaatacACATCGAATTTATTTCTGGATCCAAataaacctcaattaaactaataaatgaattgaaattacttaaaaaaaataaaaaatttagtcaatacttatcagcagtatTAAGTGAACCGCCTCAATTAATACACAAATAAaccgaaataaactaaaaaataaaccgaaattatttaataatgGCATCAGAGAAAATTAGAACTAATAAAAATGTTAGTAAaatattgatgttgttggtgatgacgataacaaaagagaataaaaaaaagaaaaattagaaaaagaacctgcatgcaaaattaatacacgaaataaactaaaaaataaaccgaaattatttaataatgGCATCAGAGAAAATTAGAACTAATAAAAATGTTAGTAAaatattgatgttgttggtgatgacgataacaaaagagaataaaaaaaagaaaaaaaagaaaaattaNNNNNNNNNNNNNNNNNNNNNNNNNNNNNNNNNNNNNNNNNNNNNNNNNNNNNNNNNNNNNNNNNNNNNNNNNNNNNNNNNNNNNNNNNNNNNNNNNNNNNNNNNNNNNNNNNNNNNNNNNNNNNNNNNNNNNNNNNNNNNNNNNNNNNNNNNNNNNNNNNNNNNNNNNNNNNNNNNNNNNNNNNNNNNNNNNNNNNNNNNNNNNNNNNNNNNNNNNNNNNNNNNNNNNNNNNNNNNNNNNNNNNNNNNNNNNNNNNNNNNNNNNNNNNNNNNNNNNNNNNNNNNNNNNNNNNNNNNNNNNNNNNNNNNNNNNNNNNNNNNNNNNNNNNNNNNNNNNNNNNNNNNNNNNNNNNNNNNNNNNNNNNNNNNNNNNNNNNNNNNNNNNNNNNNNNNNNNNNNNNNNNNNNNNNNNNNNNNNNNNNNNNNNNNNNNNNNNNNNNNNNNNNNNNNNNNNNNNNNNNNNNNNNNNNNNNNNNNNNNNNNNNNNNNNNNNNNNNNNNNNNNNNNNNNNNNNNNNNNNNNNNNNNNNNNNNNNNNNNNNNNNNNNNNNNNNNNNNNNNNNNNNNNNNNNNNNNNNNNNNNNNNNNNNNNNNNNNNNNNNNNNNNNNNNNNNNNNNNNNNNNNNNNNNNNNNNNNNNNNNNNNNNNNNNNNNNNNNNNNNNNNNNNNNNNNNNNNNNNNNNNNNNNNNNNNNNNNNNNNNNNNNNNNNNNNNNNNNNNNNNNNNNNNNNNNNNNNNNNNNNNNNNNNNNNNNNNNNNNNNNNNNNNNNNNNNNNNNNNNNNNNNNNNNNNNNNNNNNNNNNNNNNNNNNNNNNNNNNNNNNNNNNNNNNNNNNNNNNNNNNNNNNNNNNNNNNNNNNNNNNNNNNNNNNNNNNNNNNNNNNNNNNNNNNNNNNNNNNNNNNNNNNNNNNNNNNNNNNNNNNNNNNNNNNNNNNNNNNNNNNNNNNNNNNNNNNNNNNNNNNNNNNNNNNNNNNNNNNNNNNNNNNNNNNNNNNNNNNNNNNNNNNNNNNNNNNNNNNNNNNNNNNNNNNNNNNNNNNNNNNNNNNNNNNNNNNNNNNNNNNNNNNNNNNNNNNNNNNNNNNNNNNNNNNNNNNNNNNNNNNNNNNNNNNNNNNNNNNNNNNNNNNNNNNNNNNNNNNNNNNNNNNNNNNNNNNNNNNNNNNNNNNNNNNNNNNNNNNNNNNNNNNNNNNNNNNNNNNNNNNNNNNNNNNNNNNNNNNNNNNNNNNNNNNNNNNNNNNNNNNNNNNNNNNNNNNNNNNNNNNNNNNNNNNNNNNNNNNNNNNNNNNNNNNNNNNNNNNNNNNNNNNNNNNNNNNNNNNNNNNNNNNNNNNNNNNNNNNNNNNNNNNNNNNNNNNNNNNNNNNNNNNNNNNNNNNNNNNNNNNNNNNNNNNNNNNNNNNNNNNNNNNNNNNNNNNNNNNNNNNNNNNNNNNNNaaaaaaaagaggaggaggagaaggaagaagagaaaatcaaaaagaaaaaagagaaaaaaaaaaaaactcatgatttaaaaaataattataacaacTTAGTTACTAAATATTTTGTTTGGATGTGAGATTTATTCTTTCTCTATGGTTGTGACCATTATCCGTGTAGTATCTAATTATCTATATGGATACTGACAATAAAAAGTTGTAAAATTTTACCAAATACTAAAAAGTTAGTTCATGAATCTAACcgaatattattaataattaacatATCCTACTAGTTagttctttcttaaaattttattgGAATTGTCCAGTTCATCCTTTGAAACTATATTTCATTTCGAATATgatgaaataagatgaattgagaCAGTATtttataaatacataattatcttgaatatattaattattttttttattttgtaatcgCCCAGAAAGAACAAAGAATATATGtatgtatagaataaaatacacATAGTTATAcccgaccaaaaaaaaaaaccttaatgCTAATGGAAAATGTTATGGAGTCaaatatttttaatgaaaaaaaaaagagaaatgttgatTTTAACATAAAGCCAAATACAAGGAAAAAAAACCTCCACAATATTTGTGAATAATTAATAGGAGTCGCAAAAGGTTTCATCATGTGCCAAAGAATAATAATTTACGAGAATTTCTTAAATAATATTCTAAGAATAAATGAGAGGTTTTACTCTATTCTATATATATTCACGNNNNNNNNNNNNNNNNNNNNNNNNNNNNNNNNNNNNNNNNNNNNNNNNNNNNGACTTACTCGTACTATAGAGAAAGcaatctttttttttctatattttaagagtgcagagaaagaaaaaaagagtgctttttttttttggggtttagctagttaattaaaatttaaaaatatgtttACCATAACGTGCAAATGGAGTTTTCGATAGAGCGGCCTTATTACCTTTTTTATGGTGtctttataaatattaaaattttttactatAGTAGTTTAACGTTTTTATTCTATTACAATATAATACTTTTGAGTTTTGATTAATAACCGAACcagaaataaaatattaaaataaaaataaaatagtattattaattaattatcaatgtttaaataaaataattaagaaattGAATATGTTTCAACTTTTTACTGAAAATTTACTGTAATTGTTACCGTAAATTAGAATTGATTAGATTTGAATCTTGTAATAATTATGTAAATCGCTACGTTTAAATAGGTTTAGTAATTTCTATGTAAATCTCTCTAATTAATTGCGTATTATATTGAAACATGAAAAAGTCATAAATCACTACCTATTAGTACAGTTTATGCATAAATACttttaaaatcatcaaattacatatgaaagaaaaaaatatagtttATTTATAGGAGATAATAACATCACTTATATTTTGATAATGTCACTCATTTTTAGTTTTACAAATTCATTACAAAATgtaataaataaaaatcatataaaGAATGACATTATCAAAAATAAGAATGAATtgatcattaattttttttatatataattttaaatgagTAATAGATAAATAGATAGTGGACATACTAATAACAATTTTAAATGCAGCAGTAATTCAATAGTAATCATCTTTATAAACCGTGCTAATGTGTAATCAGAGGGACACGAAGCTTAGTATACATGAAGAGGAGATAATAATTCCTATCAAATAaacaaattttatttataaagttttctaattttatgatttagctcttttttaattttattttttattttttatttagttatatttTTCATGTTAGTCCTTTTCTAAAAAGAATTCAAACTTCGCTCTTGCGTGTAGTAGTTTATGGGTTCTTTATACTTCAATGTAATCTGTGATTGACTAGAAAAATTTATATAGAAATTGATAAATTTCTAGATGCTATAGTAGTTTACATTCAATTATTATACAACCCAAATGTATCAATCCTTATTTATtgcatttgttttttttttattttattttatttaaatatatgattatattttctgtaatttgattaaaaaaggctagccacaatatttttttttttttactaaagatatgagactcgaacccacaacctcttaattgagtatgaggagactatgtcatttgagctattattcaTTGGTTAGGCTAGAGACAATacttgaattaaaataaaaaattaataatatcaatttaaaTGTAAGATAAAATTGTTAATGATCTGATGTTTTTCTTAAATCAATGAAAATTGCAGCACCTGCCACGAATATCCTGTCTTCTCTGAGTAAAACCTCTTTCGGCAAGTCTTCATATCCAAACCCAAGCTCTAACCTCTATTCTCTACTTCCAAGACACTAATTTGAGCATCAGGATCCGGTTTTAAGAGCAAACTCACCTGTAAAAATCAGTTCTTTCTTCCCATGAATTCTGTTTCCGTAGGTTCCTTCCACCCCATAACCCCACCACTATGCAAATTCCACCAAAACCTTCAATTGAAGCATCAACGTGTTTATCTCTGTGGCAGTGCTTTCAAATTTTCATCAAATTCGCTAAAATCAAAACCCACTAAGCCTATTTCAACTTTGCTGCAAGCCACTGAGTCAGACACAGATGCCCCAGTTTCAATCCCTGAGGGTTCTGCATCCGTTGTTTACATTGAAGAAGTTGTTGAAAAGGACTGGTCTATACTTGATTCTGTTGAGTCAAATTCTAATGTAGAATTCAAGAGAAGCATTGAACGTATTGTATCTGCTGGGAATGTTGAAGAGGATTCAAGGGTCTTAGTCTCAACTGGGTCTGAAGAGTTTGTGGATACATTGGTGGGTTTGTGTAAGTCTCTTTTTGTGGTGCACGATTCACTTCTAATATTGGCTCTTATTAAAGAGAAATATGATAAGGTTAAGTGTTGGCAAGGCGAGATTGTGTATGTTCCAGAGAAATGGGCTCCTCTTGATGTtgtttttctctattttcttcctGCTTTGCCCTTCAAACTTGATGAGATTTTGGGGTCTTTGGCTAAGAAATGTTCACCTGGTAAGTTTTTCTCTTGTGGTTGAAGTTTGCTCTTTTCCTTGTTACTTTGCATTGCTCTGCAAATTGTGTAtttgaaaatgaacttgattttTATGCACCATGTTTTACACACATTTCTTAAAAATCATTCAAAAGAATCAATTTATCTGGATGACGAAAAGTTAGATAGTGCCAAAATTGGTTAAAAGAAGGATGATAGTGTGGATATAGTTTGGTTATTAATGATGTATTATGAGGTAGAAATTAAAACGTTTTGCAATTTTAACTGTACCATCTACACTTCTTCACACATCTTGTCTTTCATCAAGTTTTGAATAATGTTTTGCCCCATTAAATGAAATTGCTCTGGAGAGAATGCTATTTGCATTCCAGGATTTCTACACCTATTACCAAAGTCTGGCTCTTAATTTGCTTGAACTGAAGTTTGAATAAGAGGATGGATTAAAAATGTCAAATTTCTAATACTCCTTAGGTACTACTTTGGTATGGAAGCTAAAATTTTCTAGTGTATTAGAACAGTGCACCAAACATAGTAGCAAACTTGATAGATTTTCTTATTGCACATATATTTTAGCTCAATTGTTGTTCCCTCTTTTGAAACTTAGGTCAGAGCTCTGGatacttcttattctttctgtAATTTTGGATCTGACCTGTAGGTGGACGGGTGATTATCAGTCATCCGCAAGGGAGACTAGTGTTAGAACAGCAACGAAAGCAGTATCCGGAAGTTGTAGTTTCAGAGC is a genomic window of Arachis ipaensis cultivar K30076 chromosome B06, Araip1.1, whole genome shotgun sequence containing:
- the LOC107645395 gene encoding uncharacterized protein LOC107645395 — encoded protein: MNSVSVGSFHPITPPLCKFHQNLQLKHQRVYLCGSAFKFSSNSLKSKPTKPISTLLQATESDTDAPVSIPEGSASVVYIEEVVEKDWSILDSVESNSNVEFKRSIERIVSAGNVEEDSRVLVSTGSEEFVDTLVGLCKSLFVVHDSLLILALIKEKYDKVKCWQGEIVYVPEKWAPLDVVFLYFLPALPFKLDEILGSLAKKCSPGGRVIISHPQGRLVLEQQRKQYPEVVVSELPDRTSLQIVADAHSFDLAEFVDEPGFYLAVLIAQELKN